The Cannabis sativa cultivar Pink pepper isolate KNU-18-1 chromosome 8, ASM2916894v1, whole genome shotgun sequence genomic interval ATCTTCTTTCTTCAGATTTTCCTGTATATCACACAGCCTTTGATTCTTATGAGTGGATGACAAATTATGGAGACCCTTTGTTCCAGCGCCATGTAGCTGGTAAGCTTTTACTTGCCATAAGTATATCGTGGTTTCAAGTTAGTACTTGACTTGCCTTTTTATCGTACTTCCTCTATTGTAAACTGTCTCAGTTGCTGGAGTTTGGGGTCTTCTAGCCCTTCGCCTTGCTGATGATTCAATTCTACCATTCAACTATCGATCTTATGCAGAGCAGCTGAAGGTATACACAGGCCTACAATTTTCTCTTCTCACGTGCTGCTAGTTTTGGAGAGCAATTTTAGATCAGATCAACTGTCATGTATATTGGTTTTTTACTGTGTAGCTTTGATTTTCGCCATCTTTATCTGAGTTTAAATGCTGAATTTTAAACTTCATTTCCatataataaaaagataaatgaactATGTCAATTTTTTGCAGGGGCACACAGAGGTTTTAAGCAAATTTTTAGACAGTAATATTGGATATTTGTCTCCTCTAACTACATCAATCCAAGAATTTGCTGCCGAAGCCAAAGAAATTGACATTAAAGTGCAGGTCAATCTTCACAAGAAGGATTATCATTATGTtctttatcattgttattaatACCTTGGAAATTCTCTTTCATATAGGTTATGTTATTGTATTAGTTTTTGTGCAACTGCAGATCCTGAGAGAGCAAGAGAGTAGTACTAGTGAACTAGTCACCCTGCAGAAGCGGGCATTAAATGATCGGCTGATGCTCGCTGAAAGAGCCTTCCTCAACACAGATGGCCTTGATGGGAAGAAATGGTTCAAGCATCTTGTAAGGCTTATCCTTTTTGCTCTATTGGTAATCATAATCCAAACATTAATAAGTAGTGTTTAAGAATGCAGACAGTAAAGTTGAGACTTTTAAACAAGTTACAACATAAGTCTATAATAAGTTTTCTTCTCATTGTTCAATATTCCTCTTGATTATTCTGTGATGCACTCTTTGACCTCATTGTTTGACTGTTTTTGCTTTTGGTAGATATATGGTCCTAGTGACCCAGAAACCGAATTAGACTTCTTTCCGGGTATAGCAGATGCAAATTTTAGATCGACTGGAATGAATTTGAGGCAAAGGCAGTCACTGATTCAGCATGAGATATGGAGGGTGGCTAGAGCCATTCAAAGGGCTACCAGTGCCCTCAGAGGAGAGCTTTCTTGATGCATTGTACACTAACAAAATTTTAGACCTGTTCTTGTGAGTTAGATATTGGGAGAGCGAGAGCTTACATTACCTGATTTTGTACATATGAGTGGTATATCTCTCCTTTTTGTGTGTAGTTTTCCATACTTTTTTGTGTGTAAATAATTGTTATCATGTCTGAGATCAGTTTTGTTTTAACTTTAACATTATTTTTATGGACAAAGTATACATGAAAAAAACACTTGAAATGAAATCAATGAAGTGCAGTCGTGCCATGACAAAATAAGGTTACAGTAAAATGCATTTGCCATTGATCAAGCACTTTTAAGTTGGTCGaacaatttctttttcttcgAATCAATTAcccttatttttaattttaaatagtttcacatttccatttttcttttgttgtttcTAATTATCCCTACCAAACAAGATAATAAATATtcaattatacattttttttttctttctttctattttttaaaatattgtacCAAATGTAGGTAGGTTTAAGATCCAAACCAAGTTTATTGGTAAATGAAATTAATGCCAAATTATCAGACATGACAAATTCAAATGCATAAAACTAGTCTACAATACACAAAGTAGCTAAAATGacgctttttctttttcaaatgcATAAAACTAGTCTACAATACATatgaaattgatttttaaaaagaaataaagactGCTATTAAATATGAAACAACATATATAACCTTAGATGAAGTCATTTTTACTCTAAAATCAATGGATCTTGAATTGAAGAATGACAAACTTGGTAGTTTTAATAGAGAACTAAATTTGAGCAGAGGAAGACCTCACAAGAAGCCATCGAGTAATAAAGGAAGAAGtgaattaagttgaggaataccCAATCATTAGTTTAAGAATGAGGTTTTGCTCTCAAGGGAATTTGGGTCGGGTCGTTCTCTTCGCCTTGATTGCATGCAGAGCCGATGATTTTTCCATCGTTACGGCATATCGATCTCCTctctctttaaaaaaaaagttgaagaaTATCTCTTTTTTGtatctattaattaaaaatacctcatattatattttattaaaatgtacCCACTTTTGTGAGTGTGTGTTGCCCAATATACCCTTACTCTCCACTTAAGTCCagcacataatttacattaacttaAGGGATATAATTAGGACATCAGctataaaagtgggtatatcttTAAAAATATGGACatgaaggtaaaaattaaaaaatgtaaaataaagtGGGTATACAATATAATTTCCTCGGAAGAAGTCATAGTAGAGGCCCTAATAAAGGTAGAAAACAAGGCAGAGACAGATCACAATCAAGAGGGCCAAAGGATCCAAATGGTTGCTACCATTGAGGAAAGCCAACACACTCCAGAAGGGACTACTACTATTGAAAGagaaataacaaaaacaaactaaatGAACAAGACAATGATGCAAACGAGAGAACTAATTCtcaaaacagaaagaaaaatagaatgAAGCCAATCTAAATGATGGCTATGAAAGTGGAAAAGTTTATGCTCCTAATTTTAAGAATGAATGATTCTTGATTTAGTTTGTACTTTTCACATGACTAATGGTAAATCTTTACTTATGAATTTCAGGGAATCTAAATGTGAAAAGGTAATTCTTGGCAACAATCAACATGTCATATTGAAGGTTCAAGAATTGtaaatttaagaacttttgatgGTGTGGTAAGGTGTTTAACAAGGGTAAGACTTGTATCGAACTTAGCTAGGAATGTAATATCTATGTGTACTAGATGACCTTCGTATCGTGAGTAAGATTGAAAAGGTACAATGAAACTAAGCAAGGGTTCTATGACAATAATGAAAGGCTACAAAGAAGGAAGTCTTTACTACTTAAAAGGGGAACCGTGTTTAAATTGCCACAATACAATATCAAACTCACCTAAAGATTTTAACGATACCCTATAACACAAAAGGCTAGCACACATCAGTGAAAGAGGTTTGCAATTAATGAGTGAACGTCACCTATTGTGCAAAGATAAAACGTTTACCCAGAAACTGACCCTGATGACGCAAATATCAATATTTGACACGTGTCAAGAAATAAAACATCCTGGAGTTGAGTAGTCCCGAGTCATGGCAGTCGACTTGAAAGGATCCCTAGCCCTGCACCCCAATTTACTCCAGAAACTCTAGAATGGGTGTTTGGATCCCGCTAGTTGTTTCCAATTCGCTACCTTTCAGTATTCTATACTATGAAAACATGAAGAATCCAAATCCAAGGCTGAAAGCTAAAAATACATGAAACAACAACCCAGAAATCAACCTAGGTGCCcagtgcccaagttgacaacTCTACTATGGTTTTAGTTTCCAAACCCATCTTAGTGAAAATAGGTCAAACTTTGTACGAGAAAGTGAATTAGACCTATCTCGAACATATATGAAGAAACAAAATTAGAATCGGAGCACTTTCAATTTTGAGCACCCGGAACACCAGGTGCCCAAGGCACTTAGCGCCCAAGTTGGCATATTGTCAACCTAGggcattaacaaaaaaaatgctAAAGAACTATCCCAAGCATTTTCTTCGTTGACATAAATTGTGAACCTTGAAGATTACCAGCTAGACAACGATAGAGTTAAAAGAACACCTAAACTTAATCCTAAATACAACTTCAATATCCGGAATGAGGATACTGCATATGCTCTTCTATGCATGTTGGATAGACAAAAGATTGAGCCAGAGACCTATGAGAAAGTCATCAAAGGCAAGGATCCTAAGAAATTGAACAATGATATGAATGAGGAGATGCactttttaataaaaaacaaGATCTGGATACTATTCTCTTGATCTTGAGAGAAGAGTATTGTTTCATGTAAGTGATTGTTTAGACATAACGAAGGAAGATCCAAGGGTGAACTAGTAAGGTACAAAGCCAGATTAGTGGCTAAGGGGTTCACACAAAAAGAAGGTGTGGAGTACACTGAGATTTTTCTCCTGTAGTAAAGTACAAAACTATAAGGCTGATGCTAGCCCTAGCTAATCAATTTAATATGGAGATTGACCAAATGAATGTGACTACAAGaaggtgtgtgtgtgtgtgtgtgtgtgtgtgtgtgtgtgtgtgtgtgtgtgtgtgtgtgtgtgtgttcttGATTTCGTGTGTGTTTTGTGTGATTTCCGGTTCTGAAACCCTAGGTACATGTTtcacatcataactaaaaaactattttttgtttttaagaacaattttttttttttgaaaaccaattcgtgtgtgtgtgtgtgtgtgtgtgtgtgtgtgtgtgtgtgtgtgttttgtgTGATTTCCGGTTCTGAAACCCTAGGTACATGTTtcacatcataactaaaaaactattttttgtttttaagaacaattttttttttttgaaaaccaattcactttttgtcaatattgtttttaaaaaacactaaccaaacattactagtgttttaaaaacttcaaaaactattttttgttctcatttcaaaaaataattttttgaaataaaaaacagaaaataataccaaacatgctctagGGTTCTCTTTGTGAGAGACAAATAGTTTCGAGATTGAATCTCGAACATTTTGAGTAGAATACTcaatttttagggtttttttttttcttgcttaTTGGATTGGACCAAGTCTTTATTGGactctcttttttatttttacaaattagTCATGGACGCAtgattagtttttaaaaataccatattttgtCCTATGTATCTtagtgtaaaaataccataaacaAAAGACAAAATTCAATGAAATATATTGTGTAatttgagaaaaagaaaaatgaaaaacacACAACTCACACAAATATCATATTTTGTCTTGTGCATCTTAGTGTTAGAGACCACATTTATTTGtataatgtgttttttttaacaaatatgtACGatgttttttcctttttcttttttggaaagAACTTCAGTTCAAaaatgtaaatgatgtttttgaGTATAGTCCACTTCTGGTATACAAAAAATTAAGGGATAAGTTGAGGAATACCTCTTTTTTGtatctattaattaaaaatatcctcatattatatttcattaaaatgtaATCACTTTTGTGAGTGTATTGCTTAATATACCCTCACCCTTCACTTAAGTCTAGCaccttttcataaaaaaaaaaaggtaaatactattttggaccctgtgttttgcaaaaattatagattggaccttgtgttttgttaaatgacaaaatggaccatgtattttctaaaatagtaaaaataggaccctgaacttaatttttgacaacttttttttaatacaaccaacttgaagacaatgcttaatacgaacagatacaaaaaatataaacagttttgtcatagcacttttagatcggattataattaaactttattttgacaaaaaatctattcagggtcctatttgtactattttagaaaatacagggtccattttgtcatttaacaaaatacagggtctaattggtaacttttataaaacagagggtacaaaatggtatttaccaaaaaaaaaaaaagtctatcACCTAATTTTCATTAACTTAAAGTGTATAATGgagacatcatctataaaagtgggtatatctcaaagaatataaaaataaaaataaaaataaaaatatataaattaaagtgagtatataatgtaattttctaaaaaaattaatcgtCACGAGAATTCCAAATCTCATATTCTTATGAAATGATGTTGCAAAGAGGCTACGAAGACCTTTTTATGGGACTGCCATAAGTAAAAATTGCACAACTCACAGCAAAAAAGATGATTTGGAGTTTAGTTTAGAGAAATCCATTTTCTTATTTCTCAGTTTCCCAATAAAGATAAGAAATATTCTCAGTTAGCTAATTCGTAAAGAAAAAGTGCAATTGGCTGATGAAGAAGATTTGTTTCATTCATGTCCATAATGGAGGCAAAGCCAATTGGTTCAAAACTTCAAATTCGTAAtttgagaaaaaagaaaaaaaatgttataatgCACGCGCCAGGTAGGGGTCGAACCTACGACCTTCTGCTTAGGAAACAGACGCTCTATCCACTGAGCTACAGGCGCTTATTGatatattctaaattttcattctatttgtCGTCTTGATAAAGTTTTGCTAATTTTGTtttcttattaaatatttagtagTTTatgaagatatttatttataattttaaattaatatatagtacaaaatgtaattacatatttctaaaaaaaaaaaatgtaattacataaatttttatttaataatcagTTAAAAACTGTATACTGTATCCAGTGTACCGATCCATCTTAACTGTTTCGACATGCTCtatgttgtaaattatttttaatttttcaaatttttaccaaatatcttaaatatttatgacaccatcacaaaaataaatttgactaaaaaatatgcCCGCTCATATTCTTTTGGATACATTGGTACATATTTTTTTAGGTATtgttataaaatatcaaaatatctaataccCCAATAACATCatgttttataattagttactaatcttttatgaattatattaaaataaagtagATAATAAATTTTACCAAATAATATTATTGCAACGTATTTCTCTATTTTCGTTGAGAAATGTGAACTGTGAAGGCATTCAATATCATTCCCCgttatttcattttatctcAGGCTGCTAATATCTGATAATCACATtttaaataagttttttttttttgaatagaaaGATTTTTCTCTTTGAATAAGTTGGAGAAAGGGATTTCCCGCGCTCATTtcttagagagagagaaaaatggAGGAATCAATAGAGAGGTTGTGCAGAAGTTTAGGTTCATTCAGTAACCATCTGGAAAGCAGCTGCCATGCCCTCAAGCAATCCATTAACCGTCGCGCCATCCCTCTCGGTAGGTACCGTATTTTAATAATCTCACCATTTTCATTTTCACTTTACTTTACTTTCTCACCTACCAAACATGATTTCTTCTACTTATTTACATCTTTATTTAAGATTCCGCATCTTCAACCTTTATACAATGCCTCAATCGGAGGGTTTCCACCGCCGGTGGCCAACTTAATCTGCTCGAATCCATGTCCTTGTCAACTGTATCGTTTGAGGAACTATTAGGTCACTGTAATGAGGTTTACAAGAATAATCAAATCCATATTCTTGAACTCCAAGATTGTCTCAAGCCCTTGGGATACGTCCCCGGTAATTATCCCCTtcccctttttatttttcaattttttttaatgtgcgTTTTTCATTCTGTATTTGTTTGATTAAATCTTCAAATTATTAAATTGATTAATACTGGTTCTGAATTCTGATTTTAGAATTGGAgattgatgatgaagatgaggtTTTAAACACGGATTCATCAACTGCGCTTGATACACACTCGAATATAATGAGTTCGAACCGTGGAAATGTTTTTTTGGACGACGAAGATTTGTATCCTTGTATAACAAAATTTAGTATATCCGAGATACTGTGTCTCATGTTATGTACAGCTAAAAGTTTGTTTGGGATTCAATTCAGTTTGTTAGGCAAAAtgtgtttttctctcttgtcTTTCTTAATTGCTTGCTCAATAGATTCGATGAGTCGTTGAGTTTGAAGAATATTGGTCTTTCCAATGTTTGTCTTGCTTCTTTAGCATCCGAAGGTAAGttgctttattttttgtttgaaaagtcGCCTTTCATTTTTAGGGTGATAATGATAATATTTACCTTTCTCCTATTCGATATATGATGCAGCAAATAATAAGATTGATGATCTAGATGTGTATATGCAAGAACCCACAAGGTTAGTTTACAAAATCTTAGAAGTTCATTGTCTTGGAAAGgagctttttttcttttaatcatTATCCATCATCTTATCTGTGATTACTTCTGGTCTTCAAAGGTTATAAATGTACTCTTTTGCAATATACAGACACAGGTCACATGACTTGAAGGagccagattattcaatattgGGAAAATCCAAAATGAAAATGTACTTAGATGATGGTACATATTATATCTTTATCATTATCACTACATTTTGTGCCAAGTTCATTCCTATTAATCTATTAACATTTTCTGCCCCTTCTTTCTCTCATGAATTTAGAGGGAAATGACGATGCTCTAAAGCCTGTCCAAGCTCTTTCATCAATAAAATTAGTGAAGGACGATTACGAGAATCTTCCTTCCTATATGAAAGGTCTAGCGTCATGGGAGGTATGAAGTTCTCCTTGTTGTCCTGTGGTTTAACCTATGATTGTAAAGCAAGTAATGAATTATCTGATCTTTGTTTTGAGAATTTTCTTTAATCCTTAGAATATATTGCCAAATTATGAAAACTTATAACTAGATAGTAGTGAATGAAAATAGCAAGAGAATCTACAATGAGATTTTTTCATTGTACCGATTTAATATAAGAAGTTCATGGACAAGAAAGTTGGAACATTCTGAGTTCTGGCAATATCTCAAGTTGATCGGTGGTAATAGGAGTACATGTTTTCGCTAATCCTTCTTAAATGACGGGTTTACAATCGTTTCATCATTCATATTATGCATCAGATTGATGTATTCGATTTCTAGAGAAAATATGACAGTTCTGATTATATAATGATGATTGCATTTTACTTAATATCTAACGATCAGGACAATTTTGTAATGCATATTgtctaaaatattatatcttgCATTCTGATTTTTAAGGATTTGGTCACTGCCGTAGACAAGATCAATTCAAGCTTGAATCAGAGAACTAATGGAAGTAATTTCTTTGGCCAAGATGAAATTTCATCACTGGGGTTGGGTGAGTAATTCTTCCGATCTCATGGTAGTAgttctataaaaattacaaattaacaGTGAATTGATGAATCCCCGGCAAAACAAACCATATTCAACAACGTTAGTTTCATTAAGATTACACTCATGAGATATGCAATTTTGCTGGTACAGGGCCAAAGGCGAGGTCTTACCTGCTACTGCTTGTACGTATGGACCGGCTTGTTGTCGAAACTATAAATGGTTTGATTTCCTACCGAGTTTTATAGATGTGGGAACTCATATGTATGCTAGCTGAAAATATTGATCTGATCTGCAGATGTGTCGAGTTCTATTATtttaaatgtgtaatttcaagaatgtaaaaaataatgtatgtggttgacactttttttttgttttctttctagTAATGCATTAGTTTAAGGCATTTGCTAGCAAGTCTTAACTCGGCAAATATTGGTGTGAATGTGATTACATATGGGATTAAGGAATTGATTGTTTACCACAGTTTACTTGCACAAATTTATTAAGAAATAGGCTACTAGGAATCAATTATTTGGGTATTATAATTTGGGAGTAAGGAGTGAGATTAGCAATAATGTTCAAACCGCATTAAATAGCCATAATGTTTTAATATTAGTTCAATATTAGctcttaaatttaaatttgtctTAGAAAGgagaatttttgtttataagaaGATGTGGTATAATTTCTCCaaataaaaagatatttataagaCTGTCCAAGTAATGGAAAGTTAGTTGTCTCCCGAAAGTATATTCTCGGATAGCTAACTTGTCTATTCAAAAGAAGTCTCGTGGAATGATAGTCGTCATTTGGAAGGTCCTTCCCGAATGATATCATTCACTTTGGGTGTTGTCTTCAAGAAAGCTAGTTCTCCTCCGGAGGGAGTTCTAGATGGCTAGTTGTTCCTCATGAAAGGGTGTTCTGTATAGTTGACTCCAGTTGGCTATTTTCCTATCTGGAAGCTCTTTCAGCATACGCTTCAGCCTGTTGTCTAGGAAGCATATGTTTCATCCGAAAGCATCTTGTCTTGTGCTGATGTGGAGATTTTGTTACAAATAGTTTATTAAG includes:
- the LOC115698739 gene encoding uncharacterized protein LOC115698739 translates to MEESIERLCRSLGSFSNHLESSCHALKQSINRRAIPLDSASSTFIQCLNRRVSTAGGQLNLLESMSLSTVSFEELLGHCNEVYKNNQIHILELQDCLKPLGYVPELEIDDEDEVLNTDSSTALDTHSNIMSSNRGNVFLDDEDLFDESLSLKNIGLSNVCLASLASEANNKIDDLDVYMQEPTRHRSHDLKEPDYSILGKSKMKMYLDDEGNDDALKPVQALSSIKLVKDDYENLPSYMKGLASWEDLVTAVDKINSSLNQRTNGSNFFGQDEISSLGLGPKARSYLLLLVRMDRLVVETINGLISYRVL